Proteins from a single region of Sneathiella aquimaris:
- a CDS encoding lysylphosphatidylglycerol synthase transmembrane domain-containing protein has translation MIFLLIKILIGVGCISALFYYDFIDFDLLQNAATSPVLVGVAFACLLSTVFIGALRWKVLMGSLHVRITFIQSLNYTFIGQFFNVFLPGAYGGDFVRGGLAYRQHKDKIGEIMMSSLVDRLTGLAGLLFIAVTVLAFIPNQFQFWIGVIVVSGLVVGFFAPVIAVRFQSFFRAIITLFPRPVARILMGIFDTIVDCFESYGKSRGDLIKGIALSIFQYVLILEALYLLGDAMGVSGLSPVGYVVSSVAGLFANAIPLSPGGLGIGEAAFGQVAHMLEKEPTTMAYSSIFLLMRTLTLFTSVFGVIPFLLHREAVQAVREEKEQLQKNEG, from the coding sequence TTGATCTTTTTGCTGATAAAAATATTAATCGGGGTGGGCTGCATCTCAGCCTTGTTCTATTACGATTTCATTGACTTTGATTTGTTGCAGAACGCCGCCACCTCTCCCGTTCTGGTGGGCGTTGCTTTTGCCTGCCTTCTGTCTACTGTTTTTATCGGGGCGTTGCGCTGGAAAGTGCTGATGGGCTCTTTACACGTCCGCATCACTTTTATCCAGTCCTTGAATTATACCTTTATCGGCCAGTTTTTTAACGTGTTCCTGCCGGGGGCCTACGGAGGTGATTTTGTTCGGGGTGGCTTGGCCTATCGTCAGCATAAGGACAAAATTGGCGAGATCATGATGAGCAGCCTTGTGGATCGGTTGACCGGGCTTGCGGGATTGCTGTTTATCGCGGTCACTGTTTTGGCGTTTATTCCAAACCAGTTTCAATTCTGGATCGGCGTGATCGTTGTTTCCGGTCTTGTTGTGGGGTTTTTCGCCCCGGTTATTGCCGTGCGCTTTCAGTCTTTTTTCCGCGCCATTATTACCCTTTTTCCAAGGCCCGTTGCGCGTATTCTGATGGGTATCTTCGATACAATAGTTGACTGTTTCGAAAGTTACGGGAAAAGCAGAGGGGACTTGATTAAGGGCATTGCCCTATCAATTTTTCAGTATGTGCTGATCTTAGAGGCGCTTTATTTGCTGGGCGATGCCATGGGGGTCAGCGGATTATCGCCGGTCGGCTATGTTGTTTCCAGCGTTGCCGGGCTGTTTGCCAATGCAATTCCTCTGTCTCCGGGGGGACTGGGGATCGGTGAAGCGGCCTTTGGCCAAGTTGCTCATATGTTGGAAAAAGAACCCACCACCATGGCCTATAGTTCGATCTTTTTATTGATGCGGACTTTAACATTATTCACCTCGGTCTTCGGGGTTATCCCTTTTCTACTCCATCGTGAGGCCGTTCAGGCGGTTCGCGAAGAAAAAGAACAACTGCAAAAGAACGAGGGATAA
- a CDS encoding FkbM family methyltransferase, translating to MNIAENSLFEALQSTPSLHARDTAFYQLLDSCCLEFIKNSDFQSEEPTPVPFGPFGDLVMPFQKMGAITSLDLFGLDELILFSFYLANKGRIKKAVDIGANLGLHSILMAKLGISVTSYEPDDIHFTWFNDRLALNEVLDNVTPVKAAVSSENGTAEFVRVEGNTTGSHLAGAKSNPYGDLTKYMVDIKAAEDVFKDVDFAKIDAEGHETVILQAIPAAYWDTLETVVEVGTAENAEQIYSYFTDLGVNLFSQKTGWQKAASLDDVPVSYKEGSLFISKQPAMVWG from the coding sequence ATGAATATCGCTGAAAACAGTCTTTTTGAAGCTCTTCAAAGCACCCCGTCCTTACATGCACGGGACACAGCTTTCTATCAATTGCTGGACAGTTGCTGTCTGGAGTTCATCAAAAATTCCGATTTCCAATCAGAAGAGCCCACGCCTGTTCCCTTTGGGCCTTTTGGAGATCTGGTGATGCCGTTCCAGAAAATGGGCGCCATTACTTCGCTGGATCTGTTTGGATTGGATGAGTTAATCCTTTTCAGCTTTTACCTTGCCAATAAGGGCCGCATTAAGAAGGCTGTCGATATTGGGGCCAATCTGGGGCTGCATTCCATTTTGATGGCGAAATTGGGCATTTCAGTCACCAGTTACGAGCCAGACGATATCCATTTCACCTGGTTCAATGACCGGCTTGCCCTTAACGAGGTTCTGGACAACGTAACACCGGTAAAAGCGGCGGTTTCCTCTGAAAACGGTACGGCTGAATTTGTCCGGGTCGAAGGCAATACAACAGGCAGTCACCTCGCCGGTGCCAAAAGCAACCCGTACGGCGATCTTACAAAATACATGGTCGACATCAAGGCCGCTGAAGACGTGTTCAAAGACGTGGATTTCGCCAAAATCGATGCAGAAGGCCACGAAACTGTTATTTTGCAGGCCATTCCCGCCGCTTATTGGGATACGTTGGAAACCGTTGTGGAAGTGGGAACAGCGGAAAATGCCGAACAGATTTACAGCTATTTCACGGATCTGGGGGTTAATTTATTCTCCCAGAAAACGGGTTGGCAAAAAGCCGCCAGCCTCGATGATGTTCCCGTTTCCTACAAAGAGGGCAGCCTGTTTATTTCAAAACAGCCCGCGATGGTTTGGGGATAA
- a CDS encoding thiamine pyrophosphate-binding protein produces the protein MKLSTYVINFLAEKGVSQVFGMSGGAAVHLLDSVSKNDKIDFVCSQHEQSAAISADGYARTTGRLGVAITTSGPGATNLLTGTCCSFYDSVPTLMLTGQVASHRLKGQLDIRQRGFQETDVVSIFGSVTKYAVQLEKPEDIRYCLEKAYYMAFEGRPGSVLVDIPDDFQRADIDPDKLHGFTPDLTTQMAAQVLEGQISSVMKAFFGAKRPVVVLGGGLKTPDCGFDLPSLVTALGAPVVTSWAAVDLLPHDHPLKMGSFGVYAPRLGNYVVQNADFLLCLGTRLSQNLTGGILPSFAREAEIAMIDISAGEMEKFDGFGINIAHRVQARLSDALPHIQARAEKSGPCKTPDWQAVLEKWQSRFGPEIYDPDDKDGCLNAYSFIEKLSGYVPAEETIFADTGGNLTWTCNAFQFKPGQRLHSAWNNTPMGYSLPAAIGAAAAEPDKPVTCLIGDGGLMICLAELATVVKHRMKIRTFLFNNHGHGIQKQTLETWLGSNYVGVHEPSGLAFTDFAAVANSMGLKTVTLNNKDRLEADLEEIFAYEGPVFVNVEINPDQRLFPVLKFGAALEDQLPALDQSDIEEHMVIKPFSM, from the coding sequence ATGAAACTATCGACTTATGTAATAAATTTTTTGGCTGAAAAAGGCGTCAGCCAGGTTTTTGGGATGTCTGGCGGAGCCGCTGTCCATCTTTTGGATTCAGTTTCAAAAAATGACAAAATTGATTTTGTCTGTTCGCAGCATGAACAAAGTGCGGCCATCTCTGCCGATGGCTATGCCCGAACGACAGGCCGGCTGGGTGTTGCAATCACGACAAGTGGTCCGGGGGCGACAAACCTGCTGACCGGAACCTGCTGCTCCTTCTATGACAGTGTGCCAACATTGATGCTTACCGGTCAGGTCGCCTCGCACCGATTGAAGGGACAGCTGGATATTCGTCAACGCGGATTTCAGGAAACCGATGTAGTCTCGATTTTCGGCAGTGTCACGAAATATGCGGTTCAGCTGGAGAAGCCCGAAGACATTCGTTATTGTCTGGAAAAAGCATATTACATGGCTTTTGAAGGTCGCCCGGGCAGTGTTTTGGTCGACATACCGGATGATTTCCAACGCGCTGATATTGATCCTGACAAATTGCACGGCTTTACGCCAGATCTTACGACCCAAATGGCGGCCCAAGTGCTTGAGGGGCAGATTTCATCGGTCATGAAGGCGTTCTTTGGGGCGAAAAGGCCCGTAGTTGTTCTGGGTGGTGGTCTGAAAACCCCGGATTGCGGATTTGATTTACCGTCTTTGGTCACCGCATTGGGGGCACCGGTTGTCACCAGTTGGGCTGCTGTTGACCTGTTGCCACATGATCATCCACTGAAAATGGGCAGTTTTGGTGTCTATGCGCCGCGGCTTGGAAACTATGTTGTTCAAAATGCCGACTTTTTGCTCTGCCTTGGCACGCGCCTTTCACAAAATCTGACCGGCGGTATTTTACCTTCCTTTGCCCGAGAAGCCGAGATCGCCATGATCGATATCAGTGCGGGTGAAATGGAAAAATTTGATGGCTTTGGGATTAATATAGCGCACCGGGTTCAGGCCCGCTTGTCAGACGCCCTGCCGCATATACAGGCACGTGCCGAGAAGAGCGGCCCCTGCAAGACACCAGACTGGCAAGCGGTCTTGGAAAAATGGCAATCCCGGTTTGGTCCGGAAATTTATGATCCAGACGACAAAGATGGCTGCCTGAACGCTTATTCCTTTATTGAAAAGCTGTCTGGTTATGTGCCGGCTGAAGAAACTATTTTTGCCGATACGGGCGGAAATCTGACCTGGACCTGCAACGCTTTTCAGTTCAAGCCCGGCCAGCGCCTGCATTCCGCGTGGAATAACACCCCCATGGGATATTCGTTGCCGGCGGCGATTGGCGCCGCAGCCGCAGAGCCTGACAAACCGGTCACTTGCCTGATCGGTGACGGTGGGTTGATGATCTGTCTTGCCGAACTTGCGACCGTTGTGAAGCACAGGATGAAAATCAGAACCTTTCTGTTTAACAATCACGGGCATGGTATCCAGAAACAGACCCTGGAAACCTGGCTTGGCTCCAACTATGTCGGCGTTCATGAGCCGTCGGGCCTTGCCTTTACAGATTTTGCCGCCGTTGCAAACAGCATGGGACTGAAAACCGTCACCTTGAACAATAAAGATCGGCTGGAAGCGGATCTTGAAGAAATCTTCGCTTATGAGGGACCCGTTTTTGTGAATGTGGAAATCAATCCAGACCAAAGACTTTTCCCCGTCCTCAAATTTGGCGCGGCGCTGGAAGATCAATTACCCGCATTGGATCAATCCGACATCGAAGAACACATGGTCATCAAGCCTTTTTCAATGTAG
- a CDS encoding alpha-ketoacid dehydrogenase subunit beta, which translates to MRTFASEINAGLDHALETDPSVLVFGLGVPDPKGVFGTTLGLQEKYGEKRVFDMPTAENAMTGIAIGAALGGFKPVLTHQRLDFALLSMDQLVNNAAKWHFMFGGQRSVPITIRMILGRGWGQGPTHSQNLQSWFAHIPGLKVVMPALASDAKGLLLSSIQDPNPVIFLEHRWLHNAQTDAPDTVEPIPLGKANQLRKGDAVTVVSVSYMTIEALHAVDVLKDQGIDCDLIDLRTVSPIDWEKIERSVKKTGKLLVLDTGFQSNGIAGEIMARVTERCWSELKAAPARLTAPDYPESTSPALTKDYHIRAEHIAAQVGKMVGKEVSVEPILSKKGPFHDVPGNWFTGPF; encoded by the coding sequence ATGAGAACATTTGCCAGCGAAATCAACGCGGGATTAGATCACGCATTGGAAACAGACCCCAGTGTTCTGGTTTTTGGTCTGGGTGTTCCTGATCCAAAAGGCGTTTTTGGGACCACTCTTGGCCTGCAGGAAAAATATGGCGAAAAGCGTGTTTTCGATATGCCGACCGCCGAAAATGCCATGACCGGTATCGCCATTGGCGCAGCCCTTGGTGGTTTTAAACCGGTTTTGACCCATCAACGGCTTGATTTTGCGCTTCTGAGCATGGACCAGTTGGTGAATAATGCGGCCAAATGGCATTTTATGTTTGGCGGTCAGCGGTCTGTTCCCATTACGATCCGCATGATTTTGGGTCGGGGCTGGGGACAGGGGCCCACTCACTCGCAAAATCTTCAATCCTGGTTTGCGCATATTCCGGGCTTAAAGGTGGTGATGCCCGCCCTGGCATCTGACGCAAAGGGATTATTATTATCCAGCATTCAGGACCCTAATCCCGTTATCTTTCTGGAACATCGCTGGCTGCATAATGCCCAAACAGATGCACCGGATACGGTTGAACCCATTCCGCTGGGCAAAGCCAATCAGCTTCGCAAAGGGGATGCGGTCACCGTGGTATCCGTGTCCTACATGACCATTGAGGCCCTGCATGCTGTTGATGTGCTCAAAGATCAGGGTATTGACTGTGATTTGATTGATTTGCGCACCGTCTCCCCCATTGATTGGGAAAAGATTGAAAGATCCGTCAAGAAGACCGGTAAATTACTGGTGCTGGATACAGGCTTTCAATCAAATGGTATCGCGGGTGAAATCATGGCGCGTGTAACGGAACGCTGCTGGTCCGAATTAAAGGCGGCACCGGCTCGTTTGACGGCGCCTGATTATCCGGAATCAACCAGTCCGGCCCTTACCAAAGACTATCATATTCGGGCCGAACATATTGCTGCGCAAGTGGGTAAAATGGTCGGTAAAGAGGTTTCTGTCGAACCTATCCTGAGTAAAAAAGGGCCATTTCATGATGTGCCCGGTAACTGGTTTACAGGCCCTTTCTAA